One genomic window of Rhizobium sp. Pop5 includes the following:
- a CDS encoding methionine ABC transporter ATP-binding protein, which translates to MNSFVSTADIEAGPQASAEEVVRLIDLKRRFGTTPALDGISLTVKRGEILGIIGRSGAGKSTLIRCLNGLERADSGEIRIEGRDITQLQEQELQPLRRRIGMIFQHFNLLSAKTVEDNVALPLKIEGVPKNERLKRAHELLDLVGLADKAKAYPTSLSGGQKQRVGIARALAARPALLLSDEATSALDPETTRSILALLKDINRKLGLTILLITHEMEVVRGIADRVAVIDAGRIVEEGQVWSVFADPRADITRSLLGGIRPQLPDHIARRLSATAGSEAILSVDLAGPEAQGALFAELSAALPHSFRLVHGGIDHIQKQPVARFFIAVPTRDAALAGKVEQFLTARSARVEVLGYDTDHV; encoded by the coding sequence ATGAATTCGTTTGTTTCCACCGCTGATATCGAGGCCGGGCCGCAGGCGTCGGCCGAGGAGGTGGTGCGGCTTATCGACCTCAAGCGTCGATTCGGAACCACGCCGGCGCTCGACGGCATCTCGCTGACCGTAAAGAGGGGCGAGATCCTCGGCATCATCGGCCGCAGCGGCGCCGGCAAATCGACCTTGATCCGTTGCCTGAACGGGCTGGAGCGCGCTGACAGTGGCGAAATCCGCATCGAGGGCCGCGATATCACTCAGCTCCAGGAACAGGAACTGCAACCGCTGCGCCGCCGCATCGGCATGATCTTCCAGCATTTCAACCTGCTGTCGGCCAAGACCGTCGAGGACAATGTCGCGCTGCCCCTCAAGATCGAGGGCGTTCCAAAGAATGAGCGCTTGAAGCGGGCGCATGAATTGCTTGATCTCGTCGGCCTTGCCGACAAGGCCAAGGCCTATCCCACGTCACTCTCCGGCGGCCAGAAGCAACGCGTCGGTATCGCCCGGGCGCTTGCGGCGCGCCCGGCGCTCCTTCTGTCCGACGAGGCGACATCGGCGCTCGATCCTGAGACGACCCGGTCGATCCTGGCCTTGCTCAAGGACATCAATCGGAAGCTGGGGCTCACTATTCTGCTGATCACCCACGAGATGGAAGTGGTGCGCGGCATTGCCGATCGCGTCGCGGTCATCGATGCAGGGCGGATCGTCGAGGAGGGGCAGGTCTGGTCGGTCTTCGCCGACCCGCGGGCTGATATCACCAGGAGCCTGCTCGGCGGCATCCGCCCACAGCTTCCCGATCACATCGCCCGTCGGCTTTCGGCGACTGCTGGAAGCGAGGCCATCCTCAGCGTCGATCTTGCCGGACCTGAAGCGCAAGGCGCGCTCTTTGCCGAGCTCTCTGCGGCGCTGCCGCATTCCTTCCGCCTCGTCCACGGCGGCATCGATCACATTCAGAAACAGCCGGTGGCGCGGTTCTTCATCGCCGTTCCCACGCGCGACGCCGCGCTTGCCGGAAAGGTCGAACAATTCCTGACGGCTCGGTCCGCCCGGGTGGAGGTGCTTGGTTATGACACCGATCATGTTTGA
- a CDS encoding MFS transporter, whose translation MATVAESAPRFEKTAMSVLIAVSFCHMLNDIMQSLLASLYPLFKANYDLDFVQIGLLTMTFQVTASLLQPVVGIVTDRWPMPYSLPVGMASTFCGLILLGNAGSFPMLLAAASLIGFGSAVFHPESSRVARIASGGRHGFAQSFFQVGGNAGQAIGPLLAAFIVLPLGQHSVSWFSAIAMVGIVVLSWVGNWYMSHRRENASKPAVSRTLPLPQKKVVWALLILVLLTATKNVYMASVSSYFTFYVIDRFELSVQQAQLMLFLFLGSVAVGTFLGGPIGDRFGARFVIWFSILGVIPFALLLPYANLFWTGVLSVVIGLVFASAFSAIVVFAQELVPGRVGLIAGVFFGFAFGAGGLGAALLGDFADTHGIDFVYRICSYLPLLGLLTIFLPRIPKRTSA comes from the coding sequence ATGGCAACCGTTGCCGAGAGCGCGCCCCGTTTCGAAAAGACTGCGATGTCCGTCCTGATAGCGGTCAGCTTTTGCCATATGCTGAACGACATCATGCAGTCGCTGCTCGCCTCGCTCTACCCCCTGTTCAAGGCGAACTACGATCTCGACTTCGTCCAGATCGGGCTGCTCACCATGACCTTCCAGGTCACGGCCTCGTTGCTCCAGCCGGTGGTCGGCATCGTCACCGACCGCTGGCCGATGCCCTATTCATTGCCGGTCGGTATGGCGAGCACCTTTTGCGGTCTCATTCTGCTCGGCAATGCCGGCAGCTTCCCGATGCTGCTGGCTGCCGCGAGCCTGATCGGTTTCGGCTCGGCCGTCTTCCATCCGGAATCCTCTCGTGTTGCCCGTATTGCCTCCGGCGGCCGCCACGGTTTCGCGCAGTCCTTCTTTCAGGTCGGCGGCAATGCCGGCCAGGCGATCGGTCCGCTGCTTGCCGCCTTCATCGTGCTGCCGCTCGGCCAGCATAGCGTCTCCTGGTTTTCAGCTATCGCCATGGTCGGCATAGTCGTGTTGAGTTGGGTCGGAAACTGGTACATGAGCCATCGGCGCGAAAACGCCAGCAAGCCGGCAGTAAGCCGGACCTTGCCGCTGCCGCAGAAAAAGGTCGTCTGGGCGCTGCTGATCCTCGTTCTGCTGACGGCGACGAAGAATGTCTACATGGCGAGCGTGTCGAGCTACTTCACCTTCTATGTCATCGACAGGTTCGAACTCAGCGTGCAGCAGGCTCAACTGATGCTGTTCCTGTTTCTCGGCTCGGTCGCCGTCGGCACTTTCCTCGGCGGGCCGATCGGCGATCGCTTCGGCGCCCGTTTCGTCATCTGGTTCTCGATCCTCGGCGTCATCCCCTTCGCCTTGCTGCTGCCCTATGCGAACCTTTTCTGGACCGGCGTACTCAGCGTCGTCATCGGGCTGGTCTTTGCATCGGCCTTCTCGGCAATCGTCGTCTTCGCCCAGGAATTGGTGCCGGGGCGCGTCGGCCTGATCGCCGGTGTCTTTTTCGGTTTCGCCTTCGGGGCAGGGGGGCTTGGTGCTGCGCTGCTCGGCGATTTCGCAGACACCCACGGCATCGACTTCGTCTATCGCATCTGCTCCTACTTGCCGCTGCTCGGTCTCCTCACGATCTTTCTGCCGCGGATCCCCAAGCGGACGTCGGCCTAA
- the msuE gene encoding FMN reductase, translating into MSALKLVGLAGSFNQPSKTFALVENVAGLAAEKYGFENTVYDLTDVGPSLGQAQRRDDLDSRAKAVIADLVNADVLVIGAPTYKGSYPGLFKHLIDLIDPHELRGKPIVITATGGGDRHALMVEHQLRPLFGFFMSHTLPTAVYASDRDFTDYRISSEPLSKRIGEVVGELSAFFPVHNQALIAAE; encoded by the coding sequence ATGTCTGCTCTGAAACTGGTCGGCCTCGCGGGTAGCTTCAACCAACCTTCGAAGACCTTCGCGCTTGTCGAAAACGTCGCCGGCCTCGCCGCTGAAAAATACGGCTTCGAGAATACCGTCTACGACCTGACCGATGTTGGCCCCTCGCTTGGCCAGGCGCAACGCCGTGACGATCTCGATAGCCGCGCCAAGGCAGTCATCGCCGATCTCGTCAATGCCGACGTGCTGGTCATCGGAGCGCCGACCTACAAGGGCAGCTATCCCGGTCTCTTCAAGCACCTGATCGACCTGATCGACCCGCATGAGCTGCGCGGAAAGCCGATCGTCATCACGGCAACGGGCGGCGGCGACCGGCATGCGCTGATGGTCGAGCATCAACTCCGTCCGCTCTTCGGCTTTTTCATGTCTCACACGCTGCCGACGGCCGTTTATGCTTCCGATCGCGATTTCACCGATTACCGCATCTCGTCCGAGCCGCTTTCGAAGCGGATCGGGGAAGTCGTGGGCGAACTCTCAGCCTTCTTTCCCGTCCACAATCAAGCGCTTATTGCTGCTGAGTGA
- a CDS encoding MetQ/NlpA family lipoprotein — protein sequence MTKNKNLHRFHVSRRAALAGLAVSAAALFNFAAPASSFAEDKSINVGIMAGEEEDIWRVVASEAAKKGLKIETVIFNDYTQPNEALERGEIDANAFQHQPYLDNQIKQHGYHIVRVGYTGVWPIGLYTKKHKSVAEIPEGAVIGVPNDPSNEGRALRVLQNEGLIKLKDGTGILATVADVTDNPKKIEIKELDAGIVGRSIDDLDAGVVNTDWALKSGLSPAERIAQEPIAENPYRNFIAVKDENKDADWVKTLVSSYQNETVKAEFDKVYKGTGLSAY from the coding sequence ATGACCAAGAACAAAAATCTTCACCGCTTCCATGTTTCACGCCGCGCGGCTCTTGCAGGCCTCGCTGTTTCCGCTGCAGCGCTTTTTAATTTTGCAGCACCCGCATCGTCCTTTGCCGAGGACAAGTCGATCAATGTCGGCATCATGGCCGGCGAGGAGGAGGATATCTGGCGCGTCGTCGCGAGCGAAGCCGCAAAGAAGGGTCTCAAGATCGAGACCGTCATCTTCAACGACTATACGCAGCCGAACGAAGCGCTCGAACGCGGCGAAATCGACGCCAACGCCTTCCAGCATCAGCCCTATCTCGACAATCAGATCAAACAGCACGGCTATCACATCGTGCGCGTCGGTTATACCGGGGTCTGGCCGATCGGGCTCTACACCAAGAAGCACAAATCCGTCGCCGAGATCCCGGAAGGGGCTGTCATCGGCGTGCCGAACGACCCCTCGAACGAAGGGCGCGCGCTGCGTGTTCTCCAGAACGAGGGCCTGATCAAGCTGAAGGATGGCACCGGCATTCTCGCAACCGTCGCCGACGTCACCGATAACCCGAAGAAGATCGAGATCAAGGAACTCGACGCCGGAATCGTCGGCCGCTCGATCGACGATCTGGATGCCGGCGTCGTCAACACCGACTGGGCGCTGAAGAGCGGTCTTTCGCCGGCCGAGCGCATCGCACAGGAGCCGATCGCCGAAAATCCATACCGCAACTTCATCGCCGTCAAGGACGAGAATAAGGATGCCGACTGGGTCAAGACGCTTGTGTCCTCCTATCAGAACGAGACCGTCAAGGCCGAGTTCGACAAGGTCTACAAGGGGACTGGTCTCAGCGCCTACTGA